Proteins encoded in a region of the Roseateles sp. SL47 genome:
- a CDS encoding CsbD family protein: MNWDRIEGNWTQIKGKVREQWGKLTDDDIDVIAGQRDQLAGKIQERYGIARDEADRQLDAWQKNADDRWLS, encoded by the coding sequence ATGAACTGGGACCGAATCGAAGGCAACTGGACCCAAATCAAGGGCAAGGTCCGTGAGCAATGGGGCAAGCTCACCGACGATGACATCGACGTCATCGCCGGCCAGCGTGACCAGCTGGCGGGCAAGATCCAGGAACGTTATGGCATTGCCCGTGACGAAGCAGATCGCCAGCTGGACGCCTGGCAGAAGAATGCCGACGACCGTTGGCTGAGCTGA
- a CDS encoding carbamoyltransferase: MSASPSSTASPSSRPMLTLGINASFHDSAAALMLNGEVLAAAEEERFTRIKHGKRPVPFTAWELPYHAINDCLKEAGATLADLSHVAYSFDPHHFMGERAPDQRLTLPLRPSDFAAGDWESPWDPLFAAYILNAPRQFTDGVPHHLKKRFAGVAHDSAPYRWHFVPHHLCHQASAFLAAPFSSCAVMTLDGRGEHASTSYGRYRHNRYDALGEVRVPHSLGLLYEQVTTHLGFLHSSDEYKVMALAALGTPRYADLLREHVQVMRDGQYEIRRLDLARMLGPKRRSGSQITEEQLDLAASLQDVLEDTVLKLARWLREASGEDRLAMAGGVALNCVMNARLRDAGIFQQVWVQPAAGDAGTALGAALWVDARERLQAAPDDAQAADQATAAATRVLERAAGGHAEMEGPLTGERGSFALAPRAWVMQHTYLGPAFTDEEIEALLRWAQLDYRKSEDVAEDTARLLADNKVIAWFQGRMEFGPRALGARSLLASPVDPAMQARLNELKDREDFRPVAPAINREDLADWFEPADANQGESPFMLFVYRVKPGKTERIPSALHTDHTARVQTVDSATNPIFHDLLCAVGRLTGVPVLVNTSFNVRGEPMVGTPKAAIEAFFSTPLDALVIGSFILEKPKRRGT; this comes from the coding sequence ATGTCCGCCAGCCCTTCCTCCACTGCATCCCCTTCCTCCCGCCCCATGCTGACGCTCGGCATCAATGCCAGCTTCCATGACTCCGCCGCCGCGCTGATGCTCAACGGTGAGGTGCTGGCAGCGGCGGAAGAGGAACGTTTCACCCGCATCAAGCATGGCAAGCGCCCGGTGCCCTTCACCGCCTGGGAGCTGCCCTATCACGCCATCAACGATTGCCTGAAGGAAGCCGGTGCCACGCTGGCTGACCTCTCCCATGTGGCCTACAGCTTCGACCCGCATCACTTCATGGGTGAACGGGCGCCGGACCAGCGCCTCACCCTGCCCCTTCGCCCTTCCGACTTCGCCGCTGGGGACTGGGAGAGCCCGTGGGATCCGCTGTTTGCCGCGTACATCCTCAATGCGCCACGACAGTTCACCGACGGGGTGCCCCATCATCTGAAGAAGCGCTTCGCCGGGGTGGCGCATGACAGCGCCCCTTATCGCTGGCACTTCGTGCCGCATCACCTCTGCCATCAGGCCAGCGCCTTCCTGGCGGCGCCCTTCTCCAGCTGCGCGGTGATGACGCTGGACGGGCGCGGCGAGCACGCCTCCACCTCTTATGGACGCTACCGCCACAACCGTTACGACGCGCTCGGTGAAGTGCGTGTGCCCCATTCGCTGGGGCTGCTGTACGAGCAGGTGACGACGCATCTGGGATTTCTGCACTCCAGCGATGAATACAAGGTCATGGCCCTGGCGGCACTGGGCACGCCCCGATATGCCGATCTGCTGCGGGAGCATGTGCAGGTGATGCGGGACGGCCAATATGAAATCCGCCGCCTGGATCTGGCGCGGATGTTGGGCCCGAAGCGCCGCTCCGGCAGCCAGATCACCGAGGAGCAGTTGGACCTGGCAGCGTCGCTGCAGGACGTGTTGGAGGACACGGTACTGAAGTTGGCCCGATGGCTGCGCGAAGCCAGCGGAGAAGACCGACTCGCCATGGCGGGCGGTGTGGCGTTGAACTGCGTGATGAATGCGCGGCTGCGGGATGCCGGCATCTTCCAGCAGGTCTGGGTGCAGCCTGCCGCAGGGGATGCGGGCACCGCGCTGGGGGCGGCGTTGTGGGTGGACGCACGAGAACGGTTGCAGGCCGCCCCGGATGATGCCCAGGCGGCAGATCAAGCGACGGCGGCGGCCACCCGCGTGTTGGAGCGTGCTGCGGGCGGCCATGCAGAAATGGAAGGTCCGCTCACCGGTGAGCGCGGCAGCTTTGCCCTGGCGCCCCGCGCATGGGTCATGCAGCACACCTACCTGGGCCCAGCCTTCACCGATGAAGAGATTGAAGCCTTGCTGCGCTGGGCCCAGCTGGATTACCGCAAATCCGAGGACGTGGCCGAGGACACCGCCCGGCTGCTGGCCGACAACAAGGTCATCGCTTGGTTCCAGGGTCGAATGGAATTCGGCCCTCGGGCCCTGGGCGCCCGATCGCTGCTGGCATCGCCGGTCGATCCGGCCATGCAGGCACGGTTGAATGAGCTGAAAGACCGTGAGGACTTCCGCCCTGTCGCCCCGGCCATCAACCGGGAAGACCTGGCGGACTGGTTTGAGCCGGCGGACGCCAACCAGGGCGAGTCCCCCTTCATGCTGTTCGTCTACCGTGTGAAGCCCGGCAAGACGGAGCGCATCCCATCGGCACTGCACACCGACCACACCGCCCGGGTCCAGACGGTGGACAGCGCCACCAATCCGATCTTTCACGATCTGCTGTGCGCTGTGGGGCGGCTCACCGGTGTGCCGGTGCTGGTGAACACCTCCTTCAATGTGCGCGGGGAGCCGATGGTCGGAACACCCAAGGCTGCCATCGAGGCCTTCTTCAGCACGCCGCTGGATGCGCTGGTGATCGGGTCTTTCATTCTGGAAAAACCGAAGCGACGCGGCACGTGA
- a CDS encoding PRC-barrel domain-containing protein, translating into MASTTIPSDRVEGTKVYNGNGDKLGTIDNLVIDKRSGLVRYAALEFGGFMGIGTDRYPIPWNMLKYDTGLDGYVVPLHEDQLEKAPRYAQTDRPDYTDDYGRKVYDYYGVAWL; encoded by the coding sequence ATGGCAAGCACTACCATCCCGTCCGACCGTGTTGAAGGCACCAAGGTCTACAACGGCAATGGCGACAAGCTCGGCACCATCGACAACCTCGTCATCGACAAGCGATCGGGCCTTGTCCGTTACGCCGCACTGGAATTCGGCGGCTTCATGGGCATCGGCACCGATCGTTATCCGATTCCATGGAACATGCTGAAGTACGACACCGGCCTGGACGGCTATGTCGTGCCGCTGCACGAAGACCAGTTGGAAAAGGCGCCCAGGTATGCCCAGACCGACCGTCCTGACTACACGGACGATTACGGCCGCAAGGTCTACGACTATTACGGCGTGGCCTGGCTGTAA
- a CDS encoding response regulator, with product MPEVPDAFDAHPLQPGTGRLQSPIRILTVDDHPLLREGIAGTLEDEADLRLVAEAASGQEALARFREHRPDITLMDVRLPDMDGIDCMTALRQEFPDARIIILTTYRGDVQVRRALAGGAMGYLLKSMLRKDLVDTIRAVHDGQRCIPGEIARMLDEDSEGSLSPREIEVLRLVAEGRSNKRVGVELGVSEETVKMHMKSVLSKLHANDRTHAVTIALKRGYFSP from the coding sequence ATGCCCGAGGTCCCTGACGCTTTTGATGCTCACCCCCTGCAGCCCGGCACCGGGCGTCTGCAGTCGCCCATCCGTATCCTGACGGTGGACGACCACCCACTGCTGCGGGAAGGCATTGCGGGCACTCTGGAGGACGAAGCGGATCTGCGCCTGGTGGCCGAAGCCGCGAGCGGGCAGGAAGCGTTGGCCAGGTTCCGGGAGCATCGTCCGGACATCACGCTCATGGATGTGCGCCTGCCTGACATGGACGGCATCGACTGCATGACGGCCCTGCGGCAGGAGTTTCCGGATGCCCGCATCATCATCCTCACCACCTACCGGGGCGATGTGCAGGTGCGGCGCGCCCTGGCCGGTGGTGCCATGGGCTATCTGCTCAAGAGCATGCTGCGCAAGGACCTGGTGGACACCATCCGCGCCGTGCATGACGGCCAGCGCTGCATTCCGGGCGAAATCGCCCGCATGCTGGACGAAGATTCGGAAGGCAGCCTGTCCCCCCGCGAGATCGAGGTGCTGCGCCTCGTCGCCGAAGGCCGATCCAACAAGCGGGTGGGGGTGGAACTGGGCGTCAGCGAAGAAACGGTGAAGATGCACATGAAGAGTGTGCTCTCCAAGCTCCATGCCAACGACCGCACCCATGCGGTTACGATTGCTCTCAAGCGCGGCTACTTTTCGCCCTGA
- a CDS encoding branched-chain amino acid ABC transporter substrate-binding protein: MRAFAAAADPIRLGLIEGLSGPLGNGGEAVFRNLVWATERVNARGGVKLPGGARPLDVVRYDSKGSVEESLSMLRAATGQGVKVVLQGNSSAVASALISALDKQNERDPQHRALLLNYAAVDPLLTGAQCSFWHFRFDAHTDMRLAALVEVIAQDRQLKKLYLIGQDYSFGQHLRTQARAMLAQRRPDLEIVGDELHPLGRVKDFMPYATKIRASGAQAVLTGNWGNDLTLLIKSARDLGLNTRFYTFYGNALGVPGVLGEAGVDRVLAVAEWHPNVGDMASERFYKAFRQRFPKPEDDYLHARMQLMVEMLVAAMEKAGTDEPRAVALSLENLRLDGRTLGVAHQGWMRPVDHQLQQPLYVSIMRRAGEAGVPHDNEGSGYGFRTLRYLDASQAAQPETACHMKRPAS, from the coding sequence ATGCGGGCCTTTGCAGCGGCTGCCGACCCCATCCGGCTTGGATTGATTGAAGGCTTGTCCGGCCCGCTGGGCAATGGGGGCGAAGCCGTCTTTCGCAATCTGGTCTGGGCGACTGAGCGGGTCAATGCACGCGGCGGTGTGAAGCTGCCAGGCGGGGCGAGGCCGCTGGACGTGGTGCGCTACGACAGCAAGGGCTCGGTGGAAGAGTCCCTGTCGATGCTGCGGGCCGCCACCGGGCAGGGCGTGAAAGTGGTGCTGCAGGGCAACAGCTCGGCGGTGGCCAGCGCGCTCATCAGCGCCCTGGACAAGCAGAACGAACGGGATCCGCAGCATCGCGCCTTGCTGCTGAACTATGCGGCGGTGGACCCGCTGCTGACCGGCGCGCAATGCAGCTTCTGGCACTTCCGGTTTGACGCCCATACCGACATGCGGCTGGCCGCGCTGGTGGAAGTCATCGCGCAGGACCGGCAACTGAAGAAGCTCTATCTGATCGGGCAGGACTACAGCTTTGGCCAGCATCTGCGGACGCAGGCCCGAGCCATGCTGGCGCAGCGCCGGCCGGACCTGGAGATCGTCGGCGACGAACTGCATCCGCTCGGCCGGGTGAAGGACTTCATGCCCTACGCCACCAAGATCCGTGCCAGCGGCGCTCAGGCCGTGCTGACCGGCAACTGGGGCAATGACCTGACGCTGCTGATCAAATCGGCCCGGGACCTGGGCCTCAACACCCGCTTCTACACCTTCTACGGCAATGCCCTGGGTGTGCCTGGCGTGCTGGGTGAGGCGGGCGTCGACCGGGTGCTGGCGGTGGCGGAGTGGCATCCCAACGTGGGGGACATGGCGTCCGAGCGCTTCTACAAGGCGTTCCGCCAACGCTTTCCCAAGCCGGAGGACGACTACCTGCATGCCCGCATGCAGTTGATGGTGGAGATGCTGGTGGCGGCGATGGAAAAGGCCGGCACCGACGAACCCCGTGCGGTCGCCCTGTCGCTGGAGAACCTGCGGCTGGATGGCCGGACCTTGGGCGTGGCCCACCAGGGCTGGATGCGCCCGGTGGACCATCAACTGCAGCAGCCGCTCTATGTGAGCATCATGCGGCGCGCGGGGGAGGCGGGTGTGCCGCACGACAACGAGGGGTCGGGTTACGGGTTTCGCACCCTGCGATACCTTGACGCCAGCCAGGCGGCACAGCCTGAAACCGCGTGCCACATGAAGCGGCCGGCGTCCTGA
- a CDS encoding glycosyltransferase, with the protein MPNLIVFSHLRWGFVYQRPQHLMSRIASAYQVLFIEEPVLDRNGPARIESRMESPPGGGPAVEVLVPYTPVNAPGFDDAQLPTLLPLLEQALNQRSVRDYLVWLYTPMALPLIAGLHPRALVYDCMDELSAFKHAPPQLRQRENALMQAADLVLCGGPALHQAKRKLHPRVYCLPSAVDAAHFSPDHLDATHPQATHAEQVQAGIAHPRLGFFGVIDERMDLALLDAVAAARPDWQMVMVGPVVKISPEDLPRRSNLHWLGMQSYQALPYLLSTWNVCLMPFALNESTRFISPTKTLEYLAGEKPVVSTPVADVVGLYGAVVRIAAEPDAFIRQCEDALQDSAELRRRHIQASMAVVAASGWDASAEKVRRWLAEVSRPAQTQTPMVRTRLRAA; encoded by the coding sequence ATGCCTAATCTGATCGTGTTCTCCCATTTGCGCTGGGGCTTTGTATACCAGCGCCCCCAACATCTGATGTCTCGTATTGCCAGCGCTTATCAAGTCCTCTTCATCGAAGAACCGGTCCTGGATCGCAACGGCCCCGCGCGCATCGAAAGCCGCATGGAGTCGCCTCCTGGTGGTGGACCTGCGGTGGAGGTGCTGGTGCCGTACACGCCGGTGAATGCACCGGGCTTTGACGATGCCCAATTGCCGACGCTGCTCCCCCTGCTGGAACAGGCGCTGAACCAGCGCAGTGTGCGTGACTATCTCGTCTGGCTCTACACCCCGATGGCGCTGCCGCTGATTGCCGGGCTCCATCCGCGCGCCCTGGTGTATGACTGCATGGACGAACTGTCCGCATTCAAGCACGCGCCGCCCCAACTGAGGCAGCGGGAGAACGCGCTCATGCAGGCGGCCGATCTGGTGTTGTGCGGAGGGCCGGCGCTGCATCAGGCCAAGCGCAAGCTGCATCCAAGGGTGTACTGCCTGCCCAGTGCGGTGGATGCCGCTCACTTTTCACCGGACCATCTGGATGCAACCCATCCACAGGCCACTCATGCCGAACAGGTGCAGGCGGGCATCGCTCATCCTCGCCTCGGCTTTTTCGGGGTGATCGACGAACGCATGGATCTGGCCCTGCTGGATGCCGTGGCCGCCGCGCGACCGGACTGGCAGATGGTCATGGTCGGCCCGGTGGTGAAGATTTCACCGGAAGATTTGCCGAGGCGGTCCAACCTGCATTGGCTGGGGATGCAAAGTTATCAGGCGCTTCCTTACCTGCTGTCGACCTGGAATGTCTGCCTGATGCCCTTTGCGCTGAACGAAAGCACGCGATTCATCAGCCCCACCAAGACGCTGGAATATCTGGCCGGCGAGAAACCGGTGGTGAGCACGCCGGTGGCAGACGTGGTTGGCCTGTATGGCGCCGTGGTCCGAATTGCTGCGGAGCCGGACGCGTTCATCCGCCAGTGTGAAGACGCATTGCAGGACAGTGCGGAGTTGCGTCGCCGTCACATCCAGGCATCCATGGCCGTTGTCGCCGCGAGCGGTTGGGATGCGAGTGCGGAGAAGGTACGACGCTGGCTGGCGGAAGTGTCCCGTCCCGCACAGACGCAAACGCCGATGGTGAGAACCCGCCTGAGAGCCGCCTGA
- a CDS encoding MFS transporter: MTSTSTSTSAPTPDPAEDRADKPNVFGQRAFTTFLAARLLAVLAGQIQAVVVAWQVYDLTRQPLALAYVGLAQFLPMLLLLLPAGDLIDRFSRKPILAMSWALSGLCGGALWWLAGHGHTGVSGIYAVLVVFGCARAFSGPALQSLLPQVVPREQLAQAIAANSMLMRAANIGGPFLGGLLYAYGGAPLTFAVCFICFALGTVLFVLGVRVRPVAVSLAATQGNIWQRFGAGIHFIRTRPIILGTISLDLFAVLLGGVVALLPIYAAEVLHAGPQGLGALRSAIAVGEVSAGLYLSMRPFDRQVGRTMFIAVAVFGLANLVFSLSTTFWLSFAALMLAGAADMVSVYIRGALVQFSTPDDMRGRVNAVNMLFIGSSNELGEFRAGSAAAALGVVPAAVTGALCTLGVVSAWAVLFKPLRKVNRFEEATPAITTEKSGSAA; encoded by the coding sequence TTGACGTCCACCTCGACCTCCACATCAGCACCCACGCCCGACCCGGCCGAAGACCGCGCCGACAAGCCCAATGTCTTCGGCCAGCGCGCATTCACCACCTTCCTCGCCGCGCGGCTGCTGGCCGTGCTGGCCGGTCAGATCCAGGCGGTGGTGGTGGCCTGGCAGGTCTATGACCTCACCCGTCAGCCCCTGGCGCTGGCCTATGTGGGCCTGGCGCAGTTCCTGCCGATGCTGCTCCTGCTGCTGCCCGCCGGTGACCTGATCGATCGATTCAGCCGCAAGCCGATCCTGGCCATGAGCTGGGCCCTGAGTGGCCTGTGCGGCGGCGCCCTCTGGTGGCTGGCCGGTCATGGTCATACAGGGGTGAGCGGCATCTATGCGGTGCTGGTGGTGTTCGGCTGCGCACGGGCGTTCTCCGGTCCGGCGCTGCAAAGCCTGCTGCCGCAGGTTGTGCCGCGTGAACAGCTGGCCCAGGCCATTGCCGCCAACAGCATGCTGATGCGTGCGGCCAACATCGGTGGCCCCTTCCTCGGTGGCCTGTTGTATGCCTACGGCGGCGCCCCGCTCACCTTTGCCGTCTGCTTCATCTGCTTTGCGCTGGGAACTGTGCTGTTTGTGTTGGGCGTCCGGGTACGGCCGGTGGCGGTTTCGCTGGCAGCCACCCAGGGCAACATCTGGCAACGGTTTGGCGCCGGCATCCATTTCATCCGCACCCGTCCCATCATTCTCGGCACGATCTCGCTGGACCTGTTTGCCGTGCTGCTGGGGGGTGTGGTTGCGCTGCTCCCCATCTACGCGGCCGAAGTCCTGCATGCCGGCCCGCAGGGCCTGGGCGCCTTGCGCAGTGCCATTGCGGTGGGGGAGGTGAGCGCCGGGCTCTACCTCAGCATGCGCCCCTTCGACCGTCAGGTGGGCCGCACCATGTTCATCGCCGTGGCCGTCTTTGGCCTGGCCAACCTGGTGTTTTCCTTGTCCACCACCTTCTGGCTGTCCTTTGCCGCCCTGATGCTGGCCGGAGCGGCGGACATGGTCAGTGTCTACATCCGCGGCGCGCTGGTGCAGTTTTCCACACCGGACGACATGCGGGGCCGGGTGAACGCGGTGAACATGCTGTTCATCGGCTCCTCCAATGAGCTGGGTGAATTCCGGGCGGGCAGCGCTGCTGCGGCGCTCGGCGTGGTGCCTGCGGCTGTCACCGGGGCGCTGTGCACCCTGGGCGTGGTCAGTGCGTGGGCGGTGCTCTTCAAGCCTTTGCGCAAGGTCAACCGCTTTGAAGAGGCCACACCGGCCATCACCACGGAAAAGTCAGGCTCGGCCGCCTGA
- a CDS encoding YihY/virulence factor BrkB family protein — protein MIKLPRVLKDAADLVTEAAQAWSDDNVPSMGAALAYYTLFSIAPLLLIVIAVAGLVFGEQAARGEVMDQLSDLIGLEGAVAVEDLLKRVNRPEEGGWAAVIGTLVLLVGATSVFAELHNSLNRIWKVPLPKSIPVWQSLWTVVRRRLLSLGLIMGLGFLSMISMVASAALAAMGKWWTPWLGDDFLMLAQLLNALLSYVLITVMFAVIYKWVPDVAIRWRDVWVGALITAALFSLGKSLIGLYLGRSAIGSAYGAAASLVVMMLWVYYSTQVFLMGAELSWAFSRRHGLKRPTDQHL, from the coding sequence ATGATCAAACTACCTCGCGTTTTGAAGGACGCTGCGGACCTGGTGACAGAAGCGGCACAGGCCTGGAGTGACGACAACGTCCCCAGCATGGGCGCAGCGTTGGCCTACTACACCTTGTTTTCAATTGCCCCGCTGCTGTTGATCGTCATTGCCGTGGCGGGCCTGGTGTTCGGAGAGCAGGCGGCGCGAGGCGAGGTGATGGATCAGTTGTCGGACCTGATCGGTCTCGAAGGCGCCGTGGCAGTGGAAGACCTGCTGAAACGGGTCAACCGCCCGGAGGAGGGCGGCTGGGCAGCGGTCATCGGCACCTTGGTGCTGCTGGTGGGCGCCACGTCGGTGTTTGCTGAACTGCACAACTCGCTCAATCGCATCTGGAAGGTGCCGCTGCCGAAGTCCATTCCGGTGTGGCAAAGCTTGTGGACGGTGGTGCGCCGCAGGCTGCTGTCGCTGGGGCTCATCATGGGGCTGGGTTTCCTGTCGATGATCTCGATGGTGGCCAGTGCCGCGCTGGCCGCCATGGGGAAATGGTGGACACCCTGGCTGGGGGACGACTTCCTGATGCTGGCCCAGTTGCTCAATGCGCTGCTGTCCTATGTGTTGATCACCGTGATGTTTGCGGTGATCTACAAATGGGTGCCGGACGTTGCCATTCGCTGGCGGGATGTATGGGTGGGGGCCTTGATCACCGCGGCCTTGTTCAGTCTGGGCAAGTCGCTGATCGGGCTTTATCTGGGGCGGAGTGCCATCGGTTCGGCATACGGAGCAGCGGCGTCCCTGGTGGTGATGATGCTGTGGGTCTACTACTCCACACAGGTGTTTTTGATGGGTGCGGAGTTGAGCTGGGCCTTTTCGCGGCGACACGGTCTGAAGAGGCCAACCGATCAGCACCTCTGA
- a CDS encoding ATP-binding cassette domain-containing protein: MLWGCAWVAPSALRIPFHSKGNARQMNCASPGFGMSQSPWKAKGAPGRGRSVDCDALAMEPRHDRPTTTDVLSGLWEALWPWRWRTLLALLLLIASKLAAVGVPGVLKQIVDHLTPPMGPNTGAVLSTSAITAALTLPVWLLVGYALLRYASTLFTELRDLVFARVGKQVVSGFSERAFAHLLSMSPRFHAQRNTGSLIREVERGTGGMGYLLGAGVFTVVPTAVEFAAVLVVLLHYGFGFVMIIAGSMVLYAIWTGWMTRTRVEKQRVMNESDARAHGLLVDTLLNYEAVKTHGREQAERARYGSVLAEWVDGSVSSQETLSALHLGQAAIIAAGIAGVMLMAGSDTVQGRMSIGDLVLVNAYLIQVFLPLNTLGFVFRETRDALLNTEMLFALLAREPDIQDAPDASPLQGQDTTVRFEHIDFGYEPQRQILNDLTLEIPHGKTFAVVGSSGSGKSTLARLLMRMYDPDRGRVLIGSQDLRQIRQESLREVIGVVPQDPMLFNDTIAYNISYGQPGATREEMVAAAQAAQADDFIRLLPEQYDTLVGERGARLSGGEKQRIAIARAFLKNPPIIVLDEATSALDTRAERAIQGALENVAKDRTSLIIAHRLSTIVGADEIIVMDRGRIAERGRHDDLLVHQGLYAQLWELQRQQQQAETLERRMAQHPVNLAGLLVLSLDGLRDQLAATTTELYTDIDLDVASITGDASRMARMVQLMCQLGLHGAAGGRMEARLARGPMASSLTVGYHGRLDAEASGPPDTLELRTLVSSSNAQLSVLMDPFVGVQQYRLDFPLPALAPSPLPTAVVQEVMPQQAIPVDERVAAQDHPLAGLTLMCVDDDNDALESLGHLLEHEGARTERITSGHEALQRLAARETADWPDVLVCDIALGPEDGHAVVRSIRALEALRDVPLDQRLPAVALTGMAQAEDRLRALVAGFQRHMAKPVNPDELVRALCQLARVHA; this comes from the coding sequence ATGCTGTGGGGTTGCGCCTGGGTGGCGCCAAGCGCCTTACGGATTCCCTTTCACAGCAAGGGTAATGCCCGGCAGATGAACTGCGCCTCGCCGGGCTTTGGCATGTCCCAGTCCCCGTGGAAGGCCAAGGGCGCCCCCGGGCGGGGCAGGAGCGTGGATTGCGATGCACTCGCCATGGAGCCGCGCCACGATCGCCCGACCACCACCGATGTGCTGTCCGGCCTTTGGGAGGCACTCTGGCCTTGGCGCTGGCGTACGCTGCTGGCGCTGTTGTTGCTGATTGCCTCCAAATTGGCAGCGGTCGGTGTGCCCGGGGTGCTGAAGCAGATCGTGGATCACCTCACGCCGCCGATGGGACCGAACACGGGCGCCGTGCTCTCCACGTCCGCCATCACGGCGGCCCTGACCCTGCCGGTCTGGCTGTTGGTCGGTTATGCGCTGCTGCGCTACGCCAGCACCCTCTTCACCGAACTCCGCGATCTGGTCTTTGCCCGAGTGGGCAAGCAGGTGGTGAGTGGATTTTCCGAGCGCGCCTTTGCTCATCTGCTGTCCATGAGCCCCCGCTTCCATGCCCAGCGCAACACCGGCTCGCTGATCCGTGAAGTGGAGCGTGGCACGGGCGGCATGGGGTATTTGCTGGGCGCGGGTGTCTTTACCGTGGTGCCCACGGCGGTGGAGTTCGCGGCCGTGCTGGTGGTGCTGCTGCATTACGGCTTCGGCTTTGTGATGATCATCGCCGGCAGCATGGTGCTGTACGCCATCTGGACCGGCTGGATGACCCGGACACGGGTCGAAAAGCAGCGGGTGATGAATGAATCCGACGCCAGGGCCCATGGTCTGCTGGTCGATACCCTGCTCAATTACGAGGCGGTCAAAACCCACGGGCGCGAGCAGGCCGAGCGGGCGCGTTATGGGAGCGTCCTGGCCGAGTGGGTGGATGGAAGTGTGTCCAGCCAGGAGACGCTCTCGGCCCTGCATCTGGGCCAGGCCGCCATCATTGCGGCGGGCATTGCCGGCGTGATGCTGATGGCCGGCAGCGATACGGTGCAGGGCCGCATGAGCATTGGCGATCTGGTGCTGGTGAATGCCTATCTCATCCAGGTGTTCCTGCCTTTGAACACCTTGGGTTTTGTCTTTAGGGAAACCCGGGATGCACTGCTCAACACCGAGATGCTGTTCGCCTTGCTGGCGCGCGAACCGGACATCCAGGACGCCCCCGATGCCAGCCCGCTGCAGGGCCAGGACACCACCGTACGCTTTGAACACATCGACTTCGGCTACGAACCTCAGCGGCAGATTCTCAACGACCTCACGCTGGAGATCCCCCACGGCAAGACCTTTGCGGTGGTGGGGAGTAGCGGGTCCGGCAAGTCGACCCTGGCGCGGCTGCTGATGCGCATGTACGACCCGGACCGCGGCCGGGTGCTGATTGGCTCGCAGGACCTGCGGCAGATCAGGCAGGAGAGCCTGCGGGAGGTGATTGGGGTGGTGCCCCAGGACCCGATGCTGTTCAACGACACCATCGCCTACAACATCAGCTATGGACAACCGGGCGCCACCCGCGAAGAGATGGTCGCGGCCGCACAGGCGGCCCAGGCGGACGACTTCATCCGCCTGCTGCCGGAGCAATACGACACCCTGGTGGGGGAACGCGGCGCACGCCTTTCAGGCGGCGAGAAGCAGCGTATTGCGATTGCGCGCGCATTCCTGAAAAACCCGCCCATCATCGTCCTGGATGAAGCCACTTCGGCGCTGGACACCCGCGCCGAACGCGCCATCCAGGGGGCATTGGAAAACGTGGCCAAGGACCGCACCTCGCTGATCATCGCCCACCGGCTGTCCACCATCGTGGGTGCGGACGAAATCATCGTCATGGACCGGGGCCGCATCGCCGAGCGGGGACGCCATGACGATCTGCTGGTACACCAAGGCCTGTATGCCCAGTTGTGGGAACTGCAGCGGCAGCAGCAGCAAGCGGAGACCCTGGAGCGCCGGATGGCCCAGCATCCGGTCAACCTGGCCGGCCTGCTGGTGCTGAGCCTGGACGGCCTGCGCGACCAGTTGGCCGCCACCACCACCGAGCTCTACACCGACATCGACCTGGACGTGGCCAGCATCACCGGTGACGCCTCCCGCATGGCGCGGATGGTTCAGCTGATGTGCCAGTTGGGGCTCCACGGCGCGGCCGGTGGACGCATGGAGGCCCGCCTGGCGCGTGGTCCGATGGCCAGCTCGCTGACGGTGGGCTATCACGGGCGCCTGGATGCCGAAGCGTCCGGCCCGCCGGACACCCTGGAGCTGCGCACGTTGGTGAGCAGCTCCAATGCCCAACTGTCGGTGCTGATGGACCCTTTTGTCGGCGTTCAGCAGTACCGGCTGGACTTCCCCCTGCCGGCCCTGGCCCCGTCCCCTTTGCCCACGGCCGTGGTGCAGGAAGTGATGCCGCAGCAAGCCATTCCAGTGGATGAGCGGGTGGCCGCGCAGGACCACCCGCTCGCCGGCCTCACTCTGATGTGTGTGGACGACGACAACGACGCGCTGGAGTCGCTGGGCCACCTGCTGGAACATGAAGGCGCACGCACCGAACGCATCACCTCCGGGCACGAGGCGCTGCAGCGCCTGGCGGCACGGGAGACGGCGGACTGGCCGGATGTCCTGGTCTGCGACATCGCCCTGGGACCGGAAGACGGCCATGCCGTGGTGCGCAGCATCCGTGCCCTGGAGGCCCTGCGGGATGTTCCCCTGGACCAGCGGCTGCCCGCCGTGGCGCTGACCGGCATGGCGCAGGCGGAAGACCGGCTGCGGGCCCTGGTGGCCGGTTTTCAGCGCCACATGGCCAAGCCGGTCAATCCGGACGAGCTGGTGCGCGCGCTGTGCCAGCTGGCTCGTGTGCATGCCTGA